From the Vibrio metoecus genome, one window contains:
- a CDS encoding glycoside hydrolase family 9 protein: protein MQLLTNHIGYEIKGPKQAVLLCGQAQLMDDCVLLVCARSHQTVATLPIERHGSVDNWHQGQFHRIDFSNFTTPGDYYLRLDHTHSATFTIAQGVLMQRTFSDVLHYFKSQRCTGQFDQQDKQVPLLGTSTTADVRGGWYDASGDVSKYLSHLSYANYLNPQQTPMVVWNMLKGLAVLQHHSGFAPFSRTRLKDEALFGADFLRRMQNSEGFFYMTVFDKWSKDIKQREICAYATQKGHKSDDYQAGFRQGGGMAIAALAAAARLDTHGEFTQAEYLQAAETGYWHLKQHNTQYLDDGIENIIDEYCALLACCELYRSTENTQYLTQAREWAERLAKRQSSDEQVTHYWSATSNGERPYFHASDAGLPVIALCEYLNIETDTANYAQLQRVIEQACQFELTITQQVTNPFGYPRQYVKGVESAKRTSFFIAQDNESGYWWQGENARLASLASMAYLAQPHLSTETAEQLQHWAQNALNWIVGLNPYDMCMLDGHGHNNPDYLPHLGFFNAKGGVCNGITAGFDDPQDIAFNPDGQKDDMLQNWRWGEQWIPHGAWYLLAIISQYDHFTAHGEEI from the coding sequence ATGCAGTTACTGACCAACCACATTGGCTATGAAATCAAAGGCCCCAAACAAGCAGTATTGCTCTGCGGGCAAGCACAATTAATGGATGATTGTGTGCTTTTGGTTTGCGCTCGTAGCCACCAAACCGTAGCAACGCTCCCGATTGAGCGGCACGGTAGCGTGGACAACTGGCATCAGGGACAATTTCATCGTATCGATTTCTCGAATTTTACAACTCCGGGCGACTACTATTTGCGTCTGGATCACACTCATTCTGCCACCTTTACCATTGCGCAAGGCGTACTCATGCAGCGTACATTTTCTGATGTGCTGCATTACTTTAAATCGCAACGCTGCACAGGGCAGTTTGATCAACAAGACAAGCAAGTACCGCTGCTGGGCACATCAACCACTGCCGATGTGCGCGGCGGCTGGTACGATGCTTCAGGTGACGTTAGCAAGTATCTCAGTCACCTTTCTTACGCTAATTACTTGAACCCACAACAAACACCTATGGTGGTCTGGAACATGCTCAAAGGGTTAGCGGTTTTACAACATCACTCGGGTTTTGCGCCTTTTTCTCGCACTCGCCTCAAGGATGAAGCGTTGTTTGGTGCTGATTTTCTACGCCGTATGCAAAACTCCGAGGGATTTTTTTATATGACCGTCTTTGACAAATGGAGCAAAGACATCAAGCAACGAGAGATTTGCGCCTACGCGACCCAAAAAGGACATAAATCCGATGATTATCAAGCGGGTTTCCGTCAAGGCGGTGGCATGGCGATCGCGGCACTTGCTGCGGCAGCGCGTTTAGATACTCACGGTGAGTTTACTCAAGCGGAGTATTTACAAGCGGCAGAAACGGGTTATTGGCACCTAAAGCAACACAATACTCAATACCTTGATGATGGTATTGAAAACATTATCGATGAATATTGTGCGCTACTAGCGTGTTGCGAACTTTACCGTAGCACAGAGAACACTCAATACCTGACTCAAGCACGCGAGTGGGCTGAGCGTTTGGCGAAGCGCCAATCCAGTGACGAGCAGGTTACGCACTACTGGTCTGCCACCAGCAACGGTGAGCGCCCATACTTCCACGCCTCCGATGCGGGTTTGCCTGTCATTGCACTTTGCGAGTATCTGAATATTGAAACGGATACGGCTAACTATGCCCAGCTACAACGGGTTATCGAGCAAGCCTGCCAATTCGAACTAACCATCACCCAACAAGTCACTAATCCGTTTGGTTATCCACGCCAGTATGTAAAAGGCGTAGAAAGCGCGAAACGCACCAGTTTCTTTATCGCACAAGACAACGAAAGTGGTTACTGGTGGCAGGGTGAAAATGCGCGCTTAGCTTCACTCGCCAGCATGGCTTATCTCGCTCAACCTCACTTGAGCACCGAGACTGCAGAACAGCTACAACATTGGGCACAAAATGCTCTGAACTGGATTGTCGGCCTCAACCCATACGACATGTGCATGCTCGATGGACATGGTCACAACAACCCTGACTACCTCCCTCATTTAGGCTTCTTTAATGCCAAGGGGGGAGTGTGCAACGGTATTACTGCGGGGTTTGATGATCCACAAGATATTGCTTTTAATCCTGATGGGCAAAAAGACGACATGCTGCAAAACTGGCGCTGGGGAGAACAATGGATCCCGCATGGTGCTTGGTATTTGCTCGCTATCATCAGTCAGTATGATCACTTTACTGCCCATGGGGAGGAGATCTGA
- a CDS encoding ABC transporter ATP-binding protein, with product MSKPLGELLVEGKNLVKDFAINSNALKQPMMRAINDVSFKMYKSRGLSVVGESGSGKSTTAKMIAKMYAPTSGIIEYKGRDIQEITSRDDLMHYREGVQMVWQDPFGSLNPTHTIFHHIARPLLIHKKVTPGNKKELEERVYELLEQVGLIPPKATAAKYPHQLSGGQRQRVNLARNIAVGAEVVLADEPTSMLDVSIRAGVLNLMEEMKFERQMSLLYITHDIATARYIAEDLAVMYVGHMVEWGDTDEIIHDPQHPYTKLLVSAVPDPKKSIHEKLEGNKGEIPLWTPNSVGCPFAGRCLHASAKCREALPEVTQLSDNHFVRCYLFEK from the coding sequence ATGAGCAAACCACTTGGCGAATTACTGGTTGAGGGAAAAAATCTGGTTAAGGATTTTGCCATCAACAGTAACGCACTCAAACAACCGATGATGCGTGCAATCAACGACGTGTCATTCAAAATGTACAAAAGCCGCGGTTTATCGGTAGTGGGCGAATCTGGTTCAGGCAAATCCACCACCGCCAAAATGATCGCCAAAATGTACGCTCCAACCTCAGGTATCATCGAGTACAAAGGTCGTGATATCCAAGAGATCACTTCACGTGATGATCTGATGCACTACCGCGAAGGCGTGCAAATGGTATGGCAAGACCCGTTTGGTTCTCTCAACCCAACCCATACCATTTTCCACCATATTGCACGCCCATTGCTGATCCACAAAAAGGTCACTCCGGGCAACAAAAAAGAGCTAGAAGAGCGTGTTTACGAACTGCTTGAGCAAGTGGGGCTCATCCCACCCAAAGCCACTGCCGCTAAGTACCCACATCAACTTTCCGGTGGCCAACGTCAACGCGTTAACTTGGCACGTAACATTGCTGTTGGTGCTGAGGTAGTTCTGGCTGATGAACCCACTTCAATGCTCGATGTGTCAATCCGCGCTGGCGTACTCAACCTAATGGAAGAGATGAAGTTCGAGCGTCAAATGTCACTGCTGTACATCACGCACGACATCGCGACCGCTCGCTACATCGCTGAAGACTTGGCCGTTATGTACGTAGGACACATGGTGGAATGGGGCGACACTGATGAGATCATTCACGATCCACAACACCCTTACACCAAGCTGTTAGTGTCTGCTGTGCCGGATCCGAAAAAGTCGATCCATGAAAAATTGGAAGGCAACAAAGGCGAGATCCCATTATGGACTCCGAATTCTGTTGGCTGTCCATTTGCAGGCCGCTGCTTACACGCATCAGCCAAATGCCGTGAAGCCTTACCGGAAGTCACGCAACTGTCTGACAACCACTTTGTACGTTGTTATCTGTTTGAAAAGTAA
- a CDS encoding phosphoglucomutase/phosphomannomutase family protein, with protein sequence MIKFGTGGWRAFIGEEFTKDNVRLVAQALANIINHEQAAANGFVIGYDRRFLSDKAGCWFAEVLAANGVVVSFIDKFVPTPVVMFKAKEMDCAYSACITASHNPADYNGIKVFIRGGRDADEVITQKIEQQIATLTVQDVKSIDFDQAVNDKLIDIINPMNEFVDSIINFIDIEAIKKANLRVLIDPMFGVAKNALQTVLINGRCDVDVINDGKNPDFGGLMPSPSAATLYRLKHLVKHEGYDIGIGTDGDADRLGIIDEKGNFIHPNEVLILLYYYLLEYKGWKGSVVRNIATTHLLDKIATDHGEQCFEVPVGFKHISSQMEADDSLIGGESSGGLTIRGHIKGKDGVFASSLLVEMISVTGKKLSELLTEIYDRYGYAYTAEGDCKFKPAQRDEIYNKVYIEKKLPEFEFEIDKVSYEDGAKVYFKNGGWVIARFSGTEPLLRIFAEMADKDTAERVLQQMKAFLAL encoded by the coding sequence ATGATTAAATTTGGTACTGGCGGCTGGCGTGCGTTTATTGGTGAAGAGTTCACTAAAGATAACGTGCGTTTGGTCGCTCAAGCATTAGCTAACATCATCAATCATGAACAAGCTGCCGCCAACGGATTTGTAATCGGCTATGACCGTCGCTTCTTATCTGATAAAGCAGGTTGTTGGTTTGCCGAAGTATTAGCCGCGAATGGCGTTGTGGTGAGCTTTATCGACAAGTTTGTGCCTACACCTGTGGTGATGTTTAAAGCCAAAGAAATGGATTGTGCGTATTCAGCGTGTATTACCGCTTCGCACAACCCTGCCGACTACAACGGTATTAAAGTGTTTATTCGTGGTGGTCGTGACGCAGATGAAGTGATCACCCAGAAGATCGAGCAGCAAATCGCCACACTGACGGTGCAAGACGTTAAATCGATCGATTTTGATCAAGCCGTCAATGACAAACTGATCGACATCATCAACCCGATGAACGAGTTCGTTGATAGCATCATCAACTTCATCGATATTGAAGCGATCAAAAAAGCCAATCTGCGTGTGTTGATCGACCCGATGTTTGGGGTGGCGAAAAACGCACTGCAAACAGTACTGATCAATGGCCGCTGCGACGTGGACGTGATCAACGATGGCAAAAACCCTGACTTCGGTGGTTTGATGCCTTCTCCAAGTGCTGCTACCTTGTATCGCTTGAAGCATCTGGTTAAACACGAAGGTTATGACATCGGTATCGGTACCGATGGCGATGCTGACCGCCTTGGTATCATTGATGAAAAAGGTAACTTTATTCATCCTAACGAAGTGCTGATCCTGCTTTACTACTATTTACTGGAGTACAAAGGCTGGAAAGGTTCTGTAGTACGTAACATCGCCACCACTCACTTGTTGGATAAGATCGCAACCGATCATGGTGAGCAATGCTTTGAAGTCCCTGTGGGCTTTAAGCACATCTCTTCGCAAATGGAAGCGGACGACTCTCTGATCGGTGGTGAAAGCTCTGGCGGTTTGACGATTCGTGGTCACATCAAGGGTAAAGATGGCGTGTTCGCCTCTAGCCTATTGGTGGAAATGATCAGCGTGACGGGCAAGAAACTCTCTGAGCTATTAACCGAGATCTACGATCGTTATGGCTATGCCTACACGGCGGAAGGTGATTGCAAATTTAAACCCGCCCAGCGCGATGAGATCTACAACAAAGTCTACATTGAGAAAAAACTGCCTGAGTTTGAATTCGAAATCGACAAGGTCAGCTATGAAGATGGGGCTAAGGTCTACTTCAAGAACGGTGGCTGGGTGATTGCCCGCTTCTCCGGAACTGAGCCTCTACTACGTATTTTTGCCGAAATGGCCGACAAAGATACTGCGGAGCGTGTTCTTCAACAGATGAAAGCCTTCTTGGCGTTGTAA
- a CDS encoding ABC transporter ATP-binding protein yields the protein MSCALLIENLTCQYDAQTVLKSLSLQVNPGEIVCLLGASGCGKTTLLKAIAGLLPLASGQLSLNCVTLDDGKHWLPPEQRNIGMIFQDYALFPHLTVAQNVGFGLNAMPAKQKQAKITEMLSLVHLGAFAERYPHQLSGGQQQRVAIARALAYKPDLLLLDEPFSNIDTQVRHELIIEIRKIFKQQGVTAIFVTHSREEAFAFADKMAVMNRGVIEQYGTAAELYYQPSSQFVADFLGGGSYLNATRISETQYQTALGVVEAIARQPIAVEAECKLLLRPQQVQIRAEEESSVTVTEQQFMGDHCRYLIDAHGTQLIATSSQPLELGQAVSVNIDTQGVLAFA from the coding sequence ATGAGCTGCGCACTGCTGATTGAAAATCTTACTTGCCAATACGATGCACAAACCGTATTGAAATCGTTATCATTGCAAGTCAATCCGGGCGAAATCGTCTGCCTGTTGGGTGCTAGCGGTTGTGGTAAAACCACCTTGCTTAAAGCGATTGCCGGTTTGCTGCCTTTGGCTTCCGGTCAGCTTAGCCTTAACTGTGTCACCTTGGATGACGGTAAACACTGGTTGCCGCCTGAGCAGCGCAATATCGGAATGATTTTCCAAGATTACGCATTGTTTCCCCATTTAACCGTGGCGCAGAACGTTGGTTTTGGTTTGAATGCGATGCCCGCGAAGCAAAAGCAGGCCAAAATTACCGAGATGCTCTCTTTGGTTCATCTTGGTGCTTTCGCTGAACGCTATCCGCACCAACTCTCGGGTGGTCAGCAGCAGCGTGTCGCCATTGCTCGTGCCTTAGCGTATAAGCCAGATCTGCTGCTGCTTGATGAACCGTTTTCGAATATCGACACGCAAGTGCGCCATGAGCTGATCATTGAGATTCGCAAGATCTTTAAACAACAGGGCGTGACGGCGATTTTCGTGACTCACTCACGAGAAGAAGCGTTTGCTTTCGCCGATAAAATGGCAGTGATGAATCGAGGTGTGATTGAACAGTACGGCACCGCTGCAGAGCTATATTACCAACCGTCGAGCCAGTTCGTAGCCGATTTTCTGGGTGGTGGCAGTTATCTGAATGCCACGCGGATCAGCGAAACTCAATACCAAACCGCTCTTGGGGTTGTGGAAGCGATTGCGCGCCAACCCATCGCGGTAGAGGCGGAGTGTAAGTTGCTACTGCGTCCACAGCAGGTGCAAATTCGCGCGGAAGAGGAGAGCAGTGTGACGGTAACGGAGCAGCAGTTTATGGGCGATCATTGCCGCTATCTGATTGATGCGCATGGCACTCAGCTTATCGCGACCTCATCGCAACCGCTGGAATTAGGGCAGGCGGTGTCAGTCAATATTGATACGCAAGGGGTATTGGCTTTCGCCTAA
- a CDS encoding N-acetylglucosamine kinase, with the protein MNYYVGIDGGGTSCRARIRNQQGEWIGEAKSGSANIMLGVDVALHSVINAITQAAEQGGLSQNDFAKMHVGLALAGAEQKEAWHAFMQQPHPFASITLNTDAYGACLGAHLGEDGAIMIAGTGSCGILLKAGKQYVVGGREFPISDQGSGAVMGLRLIQQVLLAQDDIRPHSPLCDVVMGHFNQDIDAIVTWSKTALPRDYGQFSPQIFSHAYAGDGLAIELLKQTAADIEIFLIALHHKGAERICLMGSIAERIHDWLSPPVQQWIVKPQSDAIEGALMFAGKPEHNLY; encoded by the coding sequence ATGAATTACTACGTAGGCATTGATGGTGGCGGTACATCCTGCCGTGCTCGCATTCGTAATCAGCAAGGTGAATGGATTGGCGAAGCAAAAAGTGGCAGCGCCAACATTATGTTGGGGGTCGATGTGGCTCTGCACTCGGTAATTAATGCGATTACTCAAGCCGCTGAACAAGGTGGGTTATCCCAAAATGATTTTGCCAAGATGCATGTTGGTCTAGCATTAGCAGGAGCCGAGCAAAAAGAAGCGTGGCACGCTTTTATGCAGCAACCTCATCCATTTGCTTCCATCACCTTGAATACTGATGCTTATGGCGCTTGCCTTGGCGCACATCTAGGTGAGGATGGCGCGATCATGATCGCTGGAACCGGTTCTTGCGGCATTTTGCTCAAAGCGGGAAAACAGTACGTGGTTGGTGGTCGTGAGTTCCCGATTTCTGATCAAGGCAGCGGTGCCGTCATGGGATTACGCCTTATCCAACAAGTGTTACTCGCTCAAGATGACATTCGCCCTCATAGTCCCTTGTGTGATGTGGTGATGGGCCATTTTAACCAAGACATTGATGCCATTGTTACTTGGTCAAAAACCGCCCTGCCTCGCGATTACGGTCAATTTTCACCGCAGATTTTTAGCCATGCTTATGCGGGTGATGGTTTAGCGATTGAGCTTCTCAAACAAACCGCCGCCGATATAGAAATCTTCTTAATCGCCTTACACCACAAAGGTGCAGAGCGTATTTGCTTGATGGGCAGCATTGCCGAACGCATTCATGACTGGCTCTCTCCACCGGTTCAGCAGTGGATTGTTAAGCCTCAGTCCGATGCTATTGAAGGGGCACTAATGTTTGCCGGTAAACCCGAGCACAACCTGTATTAA
- a CDS encoding GH36-type glycosyl hydrolase domain-containing protein: protein MKYGYFDNDNREYVITRPDVPAPWTNYLGTEKFCTVISHNAGGYSFYHSPEYNRVTKFRPNFTQDRPGHYVYLRDDATGDFWSISWQPVAKSLEQAKYEVRHGLSYSKFKCEYNGIHATKTLFVPKGEDAEVWDVVIENTSNEVRTISAFNYVEFSFSHIKSDNQNHQMSLYSAGTAFKDGVIEYDLYYNTDDFLGFYYLTATFDADSYDGQRDQFLGMYRDEANPIAVAQGKCSNSAQTCYNHCGALHKQFVLQPGEKVRFAVILGVGKGNGAKLREKYQDLSKVDAAFAGIKAHWDERCAKFQVKSPNEGLNTMINAWTLYQAETCVVWSRFASFIEVGGRTGLGYRDTAQDAISVPHTNPAMTRKRLVDLLRGQVKAGYGLHLFDPDWFDPEKADVKPSKSPTVVPTPSDEDKIHGIKDTCSDDHLWIVPTILSYVKETGDFAFIDEVIPYADGGNATVYEHMMAALDFSAEYVGQTGICKGLRADWNDCLNLGGGESSMVSFLHFWALESFLELSRYRNDEAATDKYQAMADGVREACENHLWDEQGEWYIRGLTKNGDKIGTFDQVEGKVHLESNSLAVLSGTVSHERGIKAMDAVYKYLFSKYGLHLNAPSFATPNDDIGFVTRVYQGVKENGAIFSHPNPWAWVAEAKLGRGDRAMELYDALNPYNQNDIIETRIAEPYSYVQFIMGRDHQDHGRANHPWLTGTSGWAYHATTNYILGVKAGFDTLEIDPCIPTSWPGFEVTREWRDATYQIKVENPQGVSKGVKSITLNGQAIEGAVPVQAAGSVNQVVVVLG from the coding sequence ATGAAATACGGCTATTTCGATAATGATAATCGCGAATACGTCATCACTCGCCCTGACGTACCCGCACCTTGGACTAACTATCTCGGTACTGAAAAGTTCTGTACTGTGATTTCTCACAACGCAGGTGGTTACTCGTTCTATCACTCACCTGAGTACAACCGCGTCACCAAGTTCCGTCCAAACTTTACCCAAGATCGTCCAGGGCACTATGTTTACCTGCGCGATGATGCAACTGGAGATTTCTGGTCAATCTCTTGGCAACCTGTTGCGAAGAGCCTTGAACAAGCGAAATACGAAGTTCGCCACGGTTTGTCTTACTCAAAATTCAAGTGTGAATACAACGGCATTCACGCGACCAAAACCCTGTTTGTTCCTAAAGGCGAAGATGCAGAAGTTTGGGATGTTGTGATCGAAAACACCTCCAATGAAGTGCGTACTATCAGTGCGTTCAACTACGTTGAGTTTTCTTTCAGCCACATCAAGTCAGACAACCAAAACCATCAGATGTCGCTCTACTCAGCGGGTACAGCGTTCAAAGATGGCGTAATTGAGTATGACCTGTACTACAACACAGACGATTTCTTAGGCTTCTACTACCTGACTGCAACTTTCGATGCCGACAGCTACGATGGCCAACGTGACCAATTCCTTGGCATGTACCGTGATGAAGCCAACCCAATCGCCGTAGCGCAAGGTAAGTGCTCGAACAGTGCGCAAACTTGTTACAACCATTGTGGTGCACTGCATAAGCAATTCGTTCTGCAACCAGGCGAAAAAGTTCGCTTCGCAGTGATCTTAGGGGTAGGTAAAGGCAACGGCGCAAAACTGCGTGAAAAATACCAAGATCTGAGCAAAGTGGATGCTGCCTTTGCAGGAATCAAAGCACACTGGGATGAGCGTTGTGCGAAGTTCCAAGTGAAATCGCCAAACGAAGGTCTGAACACCATGATCAACGCTTGGACTCTGTACCAAGCGGAAACTTGTGTGGTTTGGTCTCGTTTCGCTTCTTTCATTGAAGTCGGCGGCCGTACAGGTCTGGGCTACCGTGATACTGCGCAAGACGCGATCTCTGTACCGCACACTAACCCAGCAATGACCCGTAAGCGCCTAGTAGACCTACTGCGTGGTCAAGTGAAAGCGGGTTACGGTCTGCACCTGTTTGATCCTGACTGGTTCGATCCAGAAAAAGCGGATGTTAAACCGTCTAAATCACCAACCGTCGTGCCAACCCCATCGGATGAAGACAAGATCCACGGTATCAAAGATACCTGTTCTGACGATCACCTGTGGATTGTGCCAACCATCCTCAGCTATGTGAAAGAGACCGGTGACTTCGCCTTTATCGACGAAGTGATCCCTTACGCGGATGGCGGCAACGCAACTGTGTACGAGCACATGATGGCAGCATTGGATTTCTCTGCAGAATACGTAGGTCAAACCGGTATCTGTAAGGGTCTGCGTGCAGACTGGAACGACTGTTTGAACCTCGGTGGCGGCGAGTCCTCTATGGTCTCTTTCCTACACTTCTGGGCGTTGGAATCTTTCCTTGAACTGTCACGCTATCGCAATGATGAAGCGGCCACCGACAAGTACCAAGCGATGGCTGATGGCGTACGCGAAGCGTGTGAAAATCACTTGTGGGATGAACAAGGCGAATGGTACATCCGTGGCCTGACCAAAAATGGCGACAAGATCGGTACCTTCGATCAAGTGGAAGGCAAAGTTCACTTAGAGTCTAACTCTCTGGCTGTTCTGTCAGGCACTGTAAGCCATGAGCGCGGCATCAAAGCAATGGATGCGGTGTACAAATACCTGTTCTCCAAATACGGTCTACACCTGAACGCTCCATCATTCGCGACTCCAAATGATGACATCGGTTTCGTGACTCGCGTTTACCAAGGCGTGAAAGAGAACGGCGCGATCTTCTCGCATCCAAACCCATGGGCATGGGTAGCGGAAGCGAAACTGGGCCGTGGTGATCGTGCGATGGAGCTGTATGACGCACTTAACCCATACAACCAAAACGACATCATCGAAACCCGTATTGCTGAACCTTACTCTTACGTACAGTTCATCATGGGTCGCGACCACCAAGATCACGGCCGTGCTAACCACCCATGGTTAACCGGTACTTCTGGCTGGGCATACCACGCAACGACCAACTACATCCTAGGTGTTAAAGCCGGCTTCGACACACTGGAAATCGATCCTTGTATCCCAACATCATGGCCTGGTTTTGAAGTGACTCGCGAATGGCGCGATGCGACTTACCAGATCAAAGTTGAAAACCCACAAGGCGTGTCAAAAGGCGTGAAATCCATCACCCTGAATGGCCAAGCGATTGAAGGCGCAGTCCCTGTGCAAGCCGCGGGCAGCGTCAACCAAGTCGTGGTTGTTCTAGGTTAA
- a CDS encoding beta-N-acetylhexosaminidase, which produces MSYRIEFAVLSEQKPDCRFGLTLHNLSDQDLQDWSLHFVIDRYIQPTSVTNGQLTQVGSLCSIVPTEKVLAANGHFYCEFIIKTAPYHFYTDGVKHAFVQLNDQQPVERIDVAVNPIVLASPFRERSQIPHVEAAELCLIPKPNSLQRFNGEFVVSSSSQISLQSDLATRAAHWLDKELYNLHGFTLNAVGHSDIVYRSNPMLDEGRYQLNIDAQGIKIESGSHRGFMHASATLLQLAQAHQGSLRFPLVKIVDAPRFKYRGMMLDCARHFHSIEQVKRVINQLAHYKFNVFHWHLTDDEGWRIEIKRLPQLTDIGAWRGMDEVLEPQYSLLTERHGGFYTQDEIRSVIEYASDRGITVIPEIDVPGHSRAAIKALPQWLVDEEDRSQYRSIQYYNDNVLSPALPGTYQFLDIVLEEVAELFPSQFIHIGADEVPSGVWVDSPKCQALMQENGYTDPKELQGHLLRYAEKKLKSLGKRMVGWEEAHHGDKVSKDTVIYSWLSEKAALDCAKQGFDVILQPGQFTYLDIVQDYAPEEPGVDWAGVTPLERAYGYEPLADVPANDPLRKRILGIQCALWCELINNSERMEYMLYPRLTALAEGGWTEKSQRDWLDYLARLKGHLPLLDKQKIPYRAPWK; this is translated from the coding sequence ATGAGTTATCGAATTGAATTTGCTGTGCTCTCGGAACAAAAGCCTGATTGTCGTTTTGGTTTAACTTTACACAACCTGAGTGATCAAGATCTGCAAGACTGGTCGCTGCATTTTGTTATCGATCGTTATATTCAGCCAACCAGTGTTACGAATGGTCAACTAACCCAAGTCGGCAGCTTATGTTCAATCGTACCAACGGAAAAAGTATTGGCGGCCAATGGCCACTTCTACTGTGAATTCATCATTAAAACGGCACCTTACCACTTCTATACCGATGGGGTGAAGCATGCCTTTGTACAACTCAATGATCAGCAGCCTGTTGAGCGTATTGATGTCGCCGTCAACCCGATCGTTCTTGCTTCTCCATTTCGTGAACGTAGCCAAATCCCACACGTTGAGGCCGCCGAGCTGTGCCTAATTCCAAAACCCAATTCACTTCAGCGCTTCAATGGTGAATTTGTGGTCAGCAGTTCAAGCCAAATCTCTTTACAGTCCGACTTAGCCACGCGTGCGGCACACTGGCTCGATAAAGAACTGTATAACCTACATGGTTTTACCCTCAATGCTGTTGGTCATAGCGACATCGTCTACCGTAGCAATCCAATGTTGGATGAGGGCCGTTATCAACTCAACATTGATGCACAAGGCATCAAAATTGAATCAGGTAGCCATAGAGGCTTTATGCACGCCAGCGCGACGTTGCTGCAACTGGCACAAGCGCATCAGGGCTCATTGCGCTTCCCGCTGGTCAAAATTGTCGATGCACCGCGCTTTAAATATCGCGGCATGATGCTCGATTGCGCCCGCCATTTTCACTCAATTGAGCAGGTCAAACGGGTCATCAACCAATTAGCACACTACAAATTTAACGTATTCCACTGGCATCTGACCGATGATGAAGGATGGCGAATTGAGATTAAACGCCTACCACAGCTAACCGACATTGGTGCATGGCGTGGCATGGATGAAGTTCTCGAACCTCAATACAGCTTACTCACGGAACGTCATGGCGGTTTTTATACCCAAGATGAGATCCGTTCTGTCATTGAATACGCTAGCGATCGTGGTATCACTGTCATCCCTGAAATTGATGTACCAGGACACAGCCGCGCCGCAATTAAAGCACTACCGCAATGGCTAGTCGATGAGGAAGATCGCTCGCAATATCGCAGTATTCAGTACTACAACGACAACGTACTCTCCCCCGCTTTGCCGGGCACTTACCAATTCCTCGATATCGTATTAGAAGAAGTTGCAGAACTGTTCCCAAGCCAATTTATCCATATTGGTGCCGATGAAGTTCCAAGTGGTGTTTGGGTAGACAGCCCGAAATGCCAAGCCTTAATGCAAGAGAATGGCTATACCGACCCGAAAGAGCTGCAAGGCCATTTGCTGCGCTACGCAGAGAAAAAACTCAAGAGTTTAGGTAAACGCATGGTGGGCTGGGAAGAAGCACATCATGGCGACAAAGTGAGTAAAGATACGGTGATTTACTCTTGGCTATCGGAAAAAGCCGCCTTGGATTGCGCCAAACAAGGCTTTGACGTGATTTTGCAGCCGGGACAATTTACCTATCTCGATATCGTTCAAGACTACGCTCCTGAAGAACCGGGCGTGGATTGGGCGGGTGTTACTCCGCTAGAACGCGCTTACGGTTATGAACCGTTAGCCGACGTTCCGGCCAATGACCCACTGCGTAAACGCATTTTAGGTATTCAATGCGCCTTGTGGTGTGAATTGATCAATAACTCAGAACGCATGGAATACATGCTCTATCCACGTCTCACGGCATTAGCAGAAGGCGGTTGGACAGAGAAATCCCAGCGTGACTGGTTGGATTATCTAGCGCGTTTGAAAGGCCATTTACCACTGCTTGATAAGCAGAAAATACCTTATCGCGCGCCTTGGAAGTAA